A single Suricata suricatta isolate VVHF042 chromosome 2, meerkat_22Aug2017_6uvM2_HiC, whole genome shotgun sequence DNA region contains:
- the ADAM8 gene encoding disintegrin and metalloproteinase domain-containing protein 8 isoform X2, whose translation MARTAPVRLRTQGRGGGVEVSPGLWDRSCPGSLVGSTQGRVLWPLSLTPGPWAGEPGLRVCPGTPPETEVQTHHRPADAFSPTVATPRAPLPHLKQYEVVWPQRLPRPRARRALPSHPDPYPESVSYVLGAQGHTFTLHLRKNRDLVGSGYTETYSIANGSQVVEQLQRQDHCYYQGHVEGHEHSAASLSTCAGLRGFFRAGSTIHLIEPLDGAGEEGRHALYQAEHLQQKAGTCGVSDSSLEKALGPRISAAFRPRNWPPPRDTRFVELYVVTDSAEFQLLGSREAVRSRVLEVVNHVDKLYQELNVRVVLVGLEIWNQENKIHVSSYANTTLENFLRWRAQKLAGRHPHDNAQLITCVGSAREGCVRARGGRGGRLSGHPRPHTRLVSSGVDFTGTTVGLAKVSSMCSQASGAVNQDHSQNPIGVASTMAHEMGHNLGMDHDENIQGCYCPVPREGGGCIMAASIGIKFPRMFSQCSRADLEMFVEKPQTGCLDNAPDPRRLVGDPVCGNRFVERGEQCDCGPPQDCRNPCCNATTCQLAHGAQCAQGACCRECRVMPAGELCRPRKDACDLEEHCDGKEPGCPEDAFQENGTPCPEGYCYQGACPTLARKCQDLWGPGSRAAVERCYAYRLSLNCKGGVPLDSSRVNRCGILYCEGGQKPPEQSSCTLTSYSAACQALVLEGGAGYEPVPEGTKCGEERICWKGLCQHLQVYRSRNCSARCNNHGVCNHKEECQCHPGWAPPHCTEPLPFVPTAATVPAASYSTTTSWPDPGRITVGPGPAITKPPNSSWPRSLLLPVLLPVVLLGALALLAGAFVYRKARGRSPWGTAAPKTAIGLSNPLFHEAHGVPAKQPARPTAPRAAPKQPPPAPPAAMSSPPFTVPVYTRPPRDQLRPAPPAKPLPELKPKQVVKPVFPPPMPPVKPGAGGPNPGPPQCVVGPKAALKPPVQRR comes from the exons ATGGCAAGGACGGCCCCTGTGCGCCTTCGGACccaagggaggggaggaggcgtTGAGgtcagccctgggctctgggatAGGAGCTGTCCTGGCAGCCTGGTGGGCTCCACCCAGGGCAGGGTCTTGTGGCCTCTGAGCCTGACACCTGGGCCTTGGGCAGGGGAACCGGGTCTCCGAGTCTGTCCCGGGACTCCCCCAGAGACGGAGGTACAGACCCACCACAGGCCTGCTGACGCCTTCTCTCCCACAGTGgccacccccagggcccccctgccccacttgAAGCAGTATGAGGTGGTGTGGCCCCAACGTCTGCCACGACCCCGTGCCCGCCgagccctgccctcccacccG GACCCGTACCCTGAGAGTGTGAGCTATGTCCTTGGGGCCCAAGGGCACACCTTCACCCTGCACTTGCGAAAGAACAG GGACCTTGTGGGCTCCGGCTACACGGAGACCTACAGCATCGCCAACGGCTCCCAGGTGGTGGAGCAGCTACAGAGGCAG GATCACTGCTACTACCAGGGCCACGTGGAGGGGCATGAGCATTCTGCCGCCAGCCTCAGCACCTGTGCCGGCCTCAG GGGCTTTTTCCGGGCTGGCTCAACCATCCACCTGATCGAGCCCCTGGATGGGGCCGGTGAGGAGGGCCGGCATGCGCTGTACCAGGCCGAGCACCTGCAGCAGAAGGCGGGGACTTGTGGGGTCAGCGATTCCAGCTTGGAAAAGGCCCTGGGGCCTCGGATCTCAGCAGCCTTCAGGCCCCGG AACTGGCCGCCGCCCCGGGACACCCGCTTCGTGGAGCTGTACGTGGTCACGGACAGTGCAGAG TTCCAGCTGTTGGGGAGCAGAGAGGCTGTGCGCAGCCGGGTGCTGGAGGTGGTGAACCACGTGGACAAG CTTTACCAGGAGCTCAATGTCCGTGTGGTCCTGGTGGGCCTGGAGATCTGGAACCAGGAGAACAAGATCCATGTGAGCTCCTACGCCAACACCACGCTGGAGAACTTCCTCCGCTGGCGGGCACAGAAGCTGGCGGGGCGTCACCCGCATGACAACGCGCAGCTGATCACGTGCGTGGGGAGTGCCAGGGAGGGCTGTGTGAGAGCGAGGGGCGGCAGGGGCGGGCGGCTCTCAGGGCACCCACGTCCGCACACCCGTCTTGTTTCCAGCGGGGTCGACTTCACCGGGACCACAGTGGGACTGGCTAAGGTGTCGTCCATGTGCTCCCAGGCCTCAGGGGCCGTGAACCAG GACCATAGTCAGAACCCCATCGGTGTGGCGTCCACGATGGCCCACGAGATGGGCCACAACCTGGGCATGGACCACGACGAGAACATTCAGGGCTGCTACTGCCCCGTGCCGCGGGAGGGCGGCGGCTGCATCATGGCGGCCAGCATCGG CATCAAGTTCCCCAGGATGTTCAGCCAGTGCAGCCGCGCCGACCTGGAGATGTTCGTGGAGAAGCCCCAGACGGGCTGCCTGGACAACGCCCCGGACCCTCGCCGGCTGGTGGGCGACCCCGTGTGTGGGAACCGGTTTGTGGAGCGTGGGGAGCAGTGTGACTGCGGCCCCCCCCAG gactGTCGGAACCCCTGCTGTAACGCCACCACCTGCCAGCTGGCCCACGGGGCGCAGTGTGCGCAGGGCGCCTGCTGCCGGGAGTGCAGG GTGATGCCCGCCGGGGAGCTGTGCCGTCCCCGGAAGGATGCATGTGACCTTGAAGAGCACTGTGACGGCAAGGAGCCTGGGTGCCCAGAGGACGCCTTCCAGGAGAACGGCACGCCCTGCCCCGAAGGCTACTGCTACCAGGGGGCCTGCCCCACGCTGGCCCGGAAGTGCCAGGACCTGTGGGGGCCAG GCTCTCGGGCTGCCGTGGAAAGATGCTACGCCTACCGCCTCTCACTGAACTGCAAGGGTGGGGTCCCCCTTGACTCCAGCAG GGTCAACAGGTGTGGCATCCTGTACTGTGAGGGGGGACAGAAGCCCCCAGAGCAGAGTTCCTGTACCCTCACCTCCTACTCGGCCGCTTGCCAGGCCCTCGTCCTGGAGGGAGGTGCTGGCTATGAGCCAGTGCCTGAAGGCACCAAGTGTGGCGAGGAGAGG aTTTGCTGGAAAGGACTCTGCCAGCACCTGCAAGTTTACAGATCCCGAAACTGCTCCGCCCGGTGCAACAACCATGGG GTGTGCAACCACAAGGAGGAGTGCCAGTGCCACCCGGGCTGGGCACCGCCCCACTGCACAGAGCCGCTGCCCTTCGTGCCCACAG CAGCCACTGTGCCTGCAGCCAGCTACAGCACCACCACCTCCTGGCCGGACCCGGGTCGCATCACGGTGGGCCCGGGGCCAGCCATCACCAAGCCCCCTAACTCATCAT GGCCCAGGAGCCTCCTGCTGCCCGTGCTGCTGCCCGTGGTGCTCCTGGGGGCTCTGGCCCTCCTGGCAGGTGCATTCGTCTACCGAAAGGCCCGGGGCCGCAGCCCTTGGGG GACTGCAGCGCCCAAGACCGCCATAGGGCTCTCCAACCCCCTGTTCCACGAGGCTCACGGAGTGCCAGCCAAGCAGCCTGCCAGGCCCACAGCCCCCAGGGCTGCCCCCAAGCAGCCACCCCCTGCT CCTCCAGCCGCCATGTCCAGTCCACCCTTCACAGTTCCTGTGTATACCCGGCCGCCCCGAGACCAG CTCAGACCTGCTCCACCTGCCAAGCCCCTCCCTGAACTGAAGCCCAAGCAG GTTGTGAAGCCGGTCTTCCCACCCCCGATGCCACCAGTCAagcctggggctggaggaccCAATCCTGGACCCCCGCAG TGTGTGGTCGGTCCCAAGGCTGCTCTGAAGCCACCTGTGCAGAGAAGGTGA
- the ADAM8 gene encoding disintegrin and metalloproteinase domain-containing protein 8 isoform X4: MARTAPVRLRTQGRGGGVEVSPGLWDRSCPGSLVGSTQGRVLWPLSLTPGPWAGEPGLRVCPGTPPETEVQTHHRPADAFSPTVATPRAPLPHLKQYEVVWPQRLPRPRARRALPSHPDPYPESVSYVLGAQGHTFTLHLRKNRDLVGSGYTETYSIANGSQVVEQLQRQDHCYYQGHVEGHEHSAASLSTCAGLRGFFRAGSTIHLIEPLDGAGEEGRHALYQAEHLQQKAGTCGVSDSSLEKALGPRISAAFRPRNWPPPRDTRFVELYVVTDSAEFQLLGSREAVRSRVLEVVNHVDKLYQELNVRVVLVGLEIWNQENKIHVSSYANTTLENFLRWRAQKLAGRHPHDNAQLITCVGSAREGCVRARGGRGGRLSGHPRPHTRLVSSGVDFTGTTVGLAKVSSMCSQASGAVNQDHSQNPIGVASTMAHEMGHNLGMDHDENIQGCYCPVPREGGGCIMAASIGIKFPRMFSQCSRADLEMFVEKPQTGCLDNAPDPRRLVGDPVCGNRFVERGEQCDCGPPQDCRNPCCNATTCQLAHGAQCAQGACCRECRVMPAGELCRPRKDACDLEEHCDGKEPGCPEDAFQENGTPCPEGYCYQGACPTLARKCQDLWGPGSRAAVERCYAYRLSLNCKGGVPLDSSRVNRCGILYCEGGQKPPEQSSCTLTSYSAACQALVLEGGAGYEPVPEGTKCGEERICWKGLCQHLQVYRSRNCSARCNNHGVCNHKEECQCHPGWAPPHCTEPLPFVPTGPRSLLLPVLLPVVLLGALALLAGAFVYRKARGRSPWGTAAPKTAIGLSNPLFHEAHGVPAKQPARPTAPRAAPKQPPPAPPAAMSSPPFTVPVYTRPPRDQLRPAPPAKPLPELKPKQVVKPVFPPPMPPVKPGAGGPNPGPPQLMDISLGSFSSSQCVVGPKAALKPPVQRR; the protein is encoded by the exons ATGGCAAGGACGGCCCCTGTGCGCCTTCGGACccaagggaggggaggaggcgtTGAGgtcagccctgggctctgggatAGGAGCTGTCCTGGCAGCCTGGTGGGCTCCACCCAGGGCAGGGTCTTGTGGCCTCTGAGCCTGACACCTGGGCCTTGGGCAGGGGAACCGGGTCTCCGAGTCTGTCCCGGGACTCCCCCAGAGACGGAGGTACAGACCCACCACAGGCCTGCTGACGCCTTCTCTCCCACAGTGgccacccccagggcccccctgccccacttgAAGCAGTATGAGGTGGTGTGGCCCCAACGTCTGCCACGACCCCGTGCCCGCCgagccctgccctcccacccG GACCCGTACCCTGAGAGTGTGAGCTATGTCCTTGGGGCCCAAGGGCACACCTTCACCCTGCACTTGCGAAAGAACAG GGACCTTGTGGGCTCCGGCTACACGGAGACCTACAGCATCGCCAACGGCTCCCAGGTGGTGGAGCAGCTACAGAGGCAG GATCACTGCTACTACCAGGGCCACGTGGAGGGGCATGAGCATTCTGCCGCCAGCCTCAGCACCTGTGCCGGCCTCAG GGGCTTTTTCCGGGCTGGCTCAACCATCCACCTGATCGAGCCCCTGGATGGGGCCGGTGAGGAGGGCCGGCATGCGCTGTACCAGGCCGAGCACCTGCAGCAGAAGGCGGGGACTTGTGGGGTCAGCGATTCCAGCTTGGAAAAGGCCCTGGGGCCTCGGATCTCAGCAGCCTTCAGGCCCCGG AACTGGCCGCCGCCCCGGGACACCCGCTTCGTGGAGCTGTACGTGGTCACGGACAGTGCAGAG TTCCAGCTGTTGGGGAGCAGAGAGGCTGTGCGCAGCCGGGTGCTGGAGGTGGTGAACCACGTGGACAAG CTTTACCAGGAGCTCAATGTCCGTGTGGTCCTGGTGGGCCTGGAGATCTGGAACCAGGAGAACAAGATCCATGTGAGCTCCTACGCCAACACCACGCTGGAGAACTTCCTCCGCTGGCGGGCACAGAAGCTGGCGGGGCGTCACCCGCATGACAACGCGCAGCTGATCACGTGCGTGGGGAGTGCCAGGGAGGGCTGTGTGAGAGCGAGGGGCGGCAGGGGCGGGCGGCTCTCAGGGCACCCACGTCCGCACACCCGTCTTGTTTCCAGCGGGGTCGACTTCACCGGGACCACAGTGGGACTGGCTAAGGTGTCGTCCATGTGCTCCCAGGCCTCAGGGGCCGTGAACCAG GACCATAGTCAGAACCCCATCGGTGTGGCGTCCACGATGGCCCACGAGATGGGCCACAACCTGGGCATGGACCACGACGAGAACATTCAGGGCTGCTACTGCCCCGTGCCGCGGGAGGGCGGCGGCTGCATCATGGCGGCCAGCATCGG CATCAAGTTCCCCAGGATGTTCAGCCAGTGCAGCCGCGCCGACCTGGAGATGTTCGTGGAGAAGCCCCAGACGGGCTGCCTGGACAACGCCCCGGACCCTCGCCGGCTGGTGGGCGACCCCGTGTGTGGGAACCGGTTTGTGGAGCGTGGGGAGCAGTGTGACTGCGGCCCCCCCCAG gactGTCGGAACCCCTGCTGTAACGCCACCACCTGCCAGCTGGCCCACGGGGCGCAGTGTGCGCAGGGCGCCTGCTGCCGGGAGTGCAGG GTGATGCCCGCCGGGGAGCTGTGCCGTCCCCGGAAGGATGCATGTGACCTTGAAGAGCACTGTGACGGCAAGGAGCCTGGGTGCCCAGAGGACGCCTTCCAGGAGAACGGCACGCCCTGCCCCGAAGGCTACTGCTACCAGGGGGCCTGCCCCACGCTGGCCCGGAAGTGCCAGGACCTGTGGGGGCCAG GCTCTCGGGCTGCCGTGGAAAGATGCTACGCCTACCGCCTCTCACTGAACTGCAAGGGTGGGGTCCCCCTTGACTCCAGCAG GGTCAACAGGTGTGGCATCCTGTACTGTGAGGGGGGACAGAAGCCCCCAGAGCAGAGTTCCTGTACCCTCACCTCCTACTCGGCCGCTTGCCAGGCCCTCGTCCTGGAGGGAGGTGCTGGCTATGAGCCAGTGCCTGAAGGCACCAAGTGTGGCGAGGAGAGG aTTTGCTGGAAAGGACTCTGCCAGCACCTGCAAGTTTACAGATCCCGAAACTGCTCCGCCCGGTGCAACAACCATGGG GTGTGCAACCACAAGGAGGAGTGCCAGTGCCACCCGGGCTGGGCACCGCCCCACTGCACAGAGCCGCTGCCCTTCGTGCCCACAG GGCCCAGGAGCCTCCTGCTGCCCGTGCTGCTGCCCGTGGTGCTCCTGGGGGCTCTGGCCCTCCTGGCAGGTGCATTCGTCTACCGAAAGGCCCGGGGCCGCAGCCCTTGGGG GACTGCAGCGCCCAAGACCGCCATAGGGCTCTCCAACCCCCTGTTCCACGAGGCTCACGGAGTGCCAGCCAAGCAGCCTGCCAGGCCCACAGCCCCCAGGGCTGCCCCCAAGCAGCCACCCCCTGCT CCTCCAGCCGCCATGTCCAGTCCACCCTTCACAGTTCCTGTGTATACCCGGCCGCCCCGAGACCAG CTCAGACCTGCTCCACCTGCCAAGCCCCTCCCTGAACTGAAGCCCAAGCAG GTTGTGAAGCCGGTCTTCCCACCCCCGATGCCACCAGTCAagcctggggctggaggaccCAATCCTGGACCCCCGCAG CTGATGGATATCAGCCTcggttctttttcctcctcccagTGTGTGGTCGGTCCCAAGGCTGCTCTGAAGCCACCTGTGCAGAGAAGGTGA
- the ADAM8 gene encoding disintegrin and metalloproteinase domain-containing protein 8 isoform X1, whose product MARTAPVRLRTQGRGGGVEVSPGLWDRSCPGSLVGSTQGRVLWPLSLTPGPWAGEPGLRVCPGTPPETEVQTHHRPADAFSPTVATPRAPLPHLKQYEVVWPQRLPRPRARRALPSHPDPYPESVSYVLGAQGHTFTLHLRKNRDLVGSGYTETYSIANGSQVVEQLQRQDHCYYQGHVEGHEHSAASLSTCAGLRGFFRAGSTIHLIEPLDGAGEEGRHALYQAEHLQQKAGTCGVSDSSLEKALGPRISAAFRPRNWPPPRDTRFVELYVVTDSAEFQLLGSREAVRSRVLEVVNHVDKLYQELNVRVVLVGLEIWNQENKIHVSSYANTTLENFLRWRAQKLAGRHPHDNAQLITCVGSAREGCVRARGGRGGRLSGHPRPHTRLVSSGVDFTGTTVGLAKVSSMCSQASGAVNQDHSQNPIGVASTMAHEMGHNLGMDHDENIQGCYCPVPREGGGCIMAASIGIKFPRMFSQCSRADLEMFVEKPQTGCLDNAPDPRRLVGDPVCGNRFVERGEQCDCGPPQDCRNPCCNATTCQLAHGAQCAQGACCRECRVMPAGELCRPRKDACDLEEHCDGKEPGCPEDAFQENGTPCPEGYCYQGACPTLARKCQDLWGPGSRAAVERCYAYRLSLNCKGGVPLDSSRVNRCGILYCEGGQKPPEQSSCTLTSYSAACQALVLEGGAGYEPVPEGTKCGEERICWKGLCQHLQVYRSRNCSARCNNHGVCNHKEECQCHPGWAPPHCTEPLPFVPTAATVPAASYSTTTSWPDPGRITVGPGPAITKPPNSSWPRSLLLPVLLPVVLLGALALLAGAFVYRKARGRSPWGTAAPKTAIGLSNPLFHEAHGVPAKQPARPTAPRAAPKQPPPAPPAAMSSPPFTVPVYTRPPRDQLRPAPPAKPLPELKPKQVVKPVFPPPMPPVKPGAGGPNPGPPQLMDISLGSFSSSQCVVGPKAALKPPVQRR is encoded by the exons ATGGCAAGGACGGCCCCTGTGCGCCTTCGGACccaagggaggggaggaggcgtTGAGgtcagccctgggctctgggatAGGAGCTGTCCTGGCAGCCTGGTGGGCTCCACCCAGGGCAGGGTCTTGTGGCCTCTGAGCCTGACACCTGGGCCTTGGGCAGGGGAACCGGGTCTCCGAGTCTGTCCCGGGACTCCCCCAGAGACGGAGGTACAGACCCACCACAGGCCTGCTGACGCCTTCTCTCCCACAGTGgccacccccagggcccccctgccccacttgAAGCAGTATGAGGTGGTGTGGCCCCAACGTCTGCCACGACCCCGTGCCCGCCgagccctgccctcccacccG GACCCGTACCCTGAGAGTGTGAGCTATGTCCTTGGGGCCCAAGGGCACACCTTCACCCTGCACTTGCGAAAGAACAG GGACCTTGTGGGCTCCGGCTACACGGAGACCTACAGCATCGCCAACGGCTCCCAGGTGGTGGAGCAGCTACAGAGGCAG GATCACTGCTACTACCAGGGCCACGTGGAGGGGCATGAGCATTCTGCCGCCAGCCTCAGCACCTGTGCCGGCCTCAG GGGCTTTTTCCGGGCTGGCTCAACCATCCACCTGATCGAGCCCCTGGATGGGGCCGGTGAGGAGGGCCGGCATGCGCTGTACCAGGCCGAGCACCTGCAGCAGAAGGCGGGGACTTGTGGGGTCAGCGATTCCAGCTTGGAAAAGGCCCTGGGGCCTCGGATCTCAGCAGCCTTCAGGCCCCGG AACTGGCCGCCGCCCCGGGACACCCGCTTCGTGGAGCTGTACGTGGTCACGGACAGTGCAGAG TTCCAGCTGTTGGGGAGCAGAGAGGCTGTGCGCAGCCGGGTGCTGGAGGTGGTGAACCACGTGGACAAG CTTTACCAGGAGCTCAATGTCCGTGTGGTCCTGGTGGGCCTGGAGATCTGGAACCAGGAGAACAAGATCCATGTGAGCTCCTACGCCAACACCACGCTGGAGAACTTCCTCCGCTGGCGGGCACAGAAGCTGGCGGGGCGTCACCCGCATGACAACGCGCAGCTGATCACGTGCGTGGGGAGTGCCAGGGAGGGCTGTGTGAGAGCGAGGGGCGGCAGGGGCGGGCGGCTCTCAGGGCACCCACGTCCGCACACCCGTCTTGTTTCCAGCGGGGTCGACTTCACCGGGACCACAGTGGGACTGGCTAAGGTGTCGTCCATGTGCTCCCAGGCCTCAGGGGCCGTGAACCAG GACCATAGTCAGAACCCCATCGGTGTGGCGTCCACGATGGCCCACGAGATGGGCCACAACCTGGGCATGGACCACGACGAGAACATTCAGGGCTGCTACTGCCCCGTGCCGCGGGAGGGCGGCGGCTGCATCATGGCGGCCAGCATCGG CATCAAGTTCCCCAGGATGTTCAGCCAGTGCAGCCGCGCCGACCTGGAGATGTTCGTGGAGAAGCCCCAGACGGGCTGCCTGGACAACGCCCCGGACCCTCGCCGGCTGGTGGGCGACCCCGTGTGTGGGAACCGGTTTGTGGAGCGTGGGGAGCAGTGTGACTGCGGCCCCCCCCAG gactGTCGGAACCCCTGCTGTAACGCCACCACCTGCCAGCTGGCCCACGGGGCGCAGTGTGCGCAGGGCGCCTGCTGCCGGGAGTGCAGG GTGATGCCCGCCGGGGAGCTGTGCCGTCCCCGGAAGGATGCATGTGACCTTGAAGAGCACTGTGACGGCAAGGAGCCTGGGTGCCCAGAGGACGCCTTCCAGGAGAACGGCACGCCCTGCCCCGAAGGCTACTGCTACCAGGGGGCCTGCCCCACGCTGGCCCGGAAGTGCCAGGACCTGTGGGGGCCAG GCTCTCGGGCTGCCGTGGAAAGATGCTACGCCTACCGCCTCTCACTGAACTGCAAGGGTGGGGTCCCCCTTGACTCCAGCAG GGTCAACAGGTGTGGCATCCTGTACTGTGAGGGGGGACAGAAGCCCCCAGAGCAGAGTTCCTGTACCCTCACCTCCTACTCGGCCGCTTGCCAGGCCCTCGTCCTGGAGGGAGGTGCTGGCTATGAGCCAGTGCCTGAAGGCACCAAGTGTGGCGAGGAGAGG aTTTGCTGGAAAGGACTCTGCCAGCACCTGCAAGTTTACAGATCCCGAAACTGCTCCGCCCGGTGCAACAACCATGGG GTGTGCAACCACAAGGAGGAGTGCCAGTGCCACCCGGGCTGGGCACCGCCCCACTGCACAGAGCCGCTGCCCTTCGTGCCCACAG CAGCCACTGTGCCTGCAGCCAGCTACAGCACCACCACCTCCTGGCCGGACCCGGGTCGCATCACGGTGGGCCCGGGGCCAGCCATCACCAAGCCCCCTAACTCATCAT GGCCCAGGAGCCTCCTGCTGCCCGTGCTGCTGCCCGTGGTGCTCCTGGGGGCTCTGGCCCTCCTGGCAGGTGCATTCGTCTACCGAAAGGCCCGGGGCCGCAGCCCTTGGGG GACTGCAGCGCCCAAGACCGCCATAGGGCTCTCCAACCCCCTGTTCCACGAGGCTCACGGAGTGCCAGCCAAGCAGCCTGCCAGGCCCACAGCCCCCAGGGCTGCCCCCAAGCAGCCACCCCCTGCT CCTCCAGCCGCCATGTCCAGTCCACCCTTCACAGTTCCTGTGTATACCCGGCCGCCCCGAGACCAG CTCAGACCTGCTCCACCTGCCAAGCCCCTCCCTGAACTGAAGCCCAAGCAG GTTGTGAAGCCGGTCTTCCCACCCCCGATGCCACCAGTCAagcctggggctggaggaccCAATCCTGGACCCCCGCAG CTGATGGATATCAGCCTcggttctttttcctcctcccagTGTGTGGTCGGTCCCAAGGCTGCTCTGAAGCCACCTGTGCAGAGAAGGTGA
- the ADAM8 gene encoding disintegrin and metalloproteinase domain-containing protein 8 isoform X10 gives MARTAPVRLRTQGRGGGVEVSPGLWDRSCPGSLVGSTQGRVLWPLSLTPGPWAGEPGLRVCPGTPPETEVQTHHRPADAFSPTVATPRAPLPHLKQYEVVWPQRLPRPRARRALPSHPDPYPESVSYVLGAQGHTFTLHLRKNRDLVGSGYTETYSIANGSQVVEQLQRQDHCYYQGHVEGHEHSAASLSTCAGLRGFFRAGSTIHLIEPLDGAGEEGRHALYQAEHLQQKAGTCGVSDSSLEKALGPRISAAFRPRNWPPPRDTRFVELYVVTDSAEFQLLGSREAVRSRVLEVVNHVDKLYQELNVRVVLVGLEIWNQENKIHVSSYANTTLENFLRWRAQKLAGRHPHDNAQLITCVGSAREGCVRARGGRGGRLSGHPRPHTRLVSSGVDFTGTTVGLAKVSSMCSQASGAVNQDHSQNPIGVASTMAHEMGHNLGMDHDENIQGCYCPVPREGGGCIMAASIGIKFPRMFSQCSRADLEMFVEKPQTGCLDNAPDPRRLVGDPVCGNRFVERGEQCDCGPPQDCRNPCCNATTCQLAHGAQCAQGACCRECRVMPAGELCRPRKDACDLEEHCDGKEPGCPEDAFQENGTPCPEGYCYQGACPTLARKCQDLWGPGSRAAVERCYAYRLSLNCKGGVPLDSSRFAGKDSASTCKFTDPETAPPGATTMGCATTRRSASATRAGHRPTAQSRCPSCPQDCSAQDRHRALQPPVPRGSRSASQAACQAHSPQGCPQAATPCSSSRHVQSTLHSSCVYPAAPRPDLLHLPSPSLN, from the exons ATGGCAAGGACGGCCCCTGTGCGCCTTCGGACccaagggaggggaggaggcgtTGAGgtcagccctgggctctgggatAGGAGCTGTCCTGGCAGCCTGGTGGGCTCCACCCAGGGCAGGGTCTTGTGGCCTCTGAGCCTGACACCTGGGCCTTGGGCAGGGGAACCGGGTCTCCGAGTCTGTCCCGGGACTCCCCCAGAGACGGAGGTACAGACCCACCACAGGCCTGCTGACGCCTTCTCTCCCACAGTGgccacccccagggcccccctgccccacttgAAGCAGTATGAGGTGGTGTGGCCCCAACGTCTGCCACGACCCCGTGCCCGCCgagccctgccctcccacccG GACCCGTACCCTGAGAGTGTGAGCTATGTCCTTGGGGCCCAAGGGCACACCTTCACCCTGCACTTGCGAAAGAACAG GGACCTTGTGGGCTCCGGCTACACGGAGACCTACAGCATCGCCAACGGCTCCCAGGTGGTGGAGCAGCTACAGAGGCAG GATCACTGCTACTACCAGGGCCACGTGGAGGGGCATGAGCATTCTGCCGCCAGCCTCAGCACCTGTGCCGGCCTCAG GGGCTTTTTCCGGGCTGGCTCAACCATCCACCTGATCGAGCCCCTGGATGGGGCCGGTGAGGAGGGCCGGCATGCGCTGTACCAGGCCGAGCACCTGCAGCAGAAGGCGGGGACTTGTGGGGTCAGCGATTCCAGCTTGGAAAAGGCCCTGGGGCCTCGGATCTCAGCAGCCTTCAGGCCCCGG AACTGGCCGCCGCCCCGGGACACCCGCTTCGTGGAGCTGTACGTGGTCACGGACAGTGCAGAG TTCCAGCTGTTGGGGAGCAGAGAGGCTGTGCGCAGCCGGGTGCTGGAGGTGGTGAACCACGTGGACAAG CTTTACCAGGAGCTCAATGTCCGTGTGGTCCTGGTGGGCCTGGAGATCTGGAACCAGGAGAACAAGATCCATGTGAGCTCCTACGCCAACACCACGCTGGAGAACTTCCTCCGCTGGCGGGCACAGAAGCTGGCGGGGCGTCACCCGCATGACAACGCGCAGCTGATCACGTGCGTGGGGAGTGCCAGGGAGGGCTGTGTGAGAGCGAGGGGCGGCAGGGGCGGGCGGCTCTCAGGGCACCCACGTCCGCACACCCGTCTTGTTTCCAGCGGGGTCGACTTCACCGGGACCACAGTGGGACTGGCTAAGGTGTCGTCCATGTGCTCCCAGGCCTCAGGGGCCGTGAACCAG GACCATAGTCAGAACCCCATCGGTGTGGCGTCCACGATGGCCCACGAGATGGGCCACAACCTGGGCATGGACCACGACGAGAACATTCAGGGCTGCTACTGCCCCGTGCCGCGGGAGGGCGGCGGCTGCATCATGGCGGCCAGCATCGG CATCAAGTTCCCCAGGATGTTCAGCCAGTGCAGCCGCGCCGACCTGGAGATGTTCGTGGAGAAGCCCCAGACGGGCTGCCTGGACAACGCCCCGGACCCTCGCCGGCTGGTGGGCGACCCCGTGTGTGGGAACCGGTTTGTGGAGCGTGGGGAGCAGTGTGACTGCGGCCCCCCCCAG gactGTCGGAACCCCTGCTGTAACGCCACCACCTGCCAGCTGGCCCACGGGGCGCAGTGTGCGCAGGGCGCCTGCTGCCGGGAGTGCAGG GTGATGCCCGCCGGGGAGCTGTGCCGTCCCCGGAAGGATGCATGTGACCTTGAAGAGCACTGTGACGGCAAGGAGCCTGGGTGCCCAGAGGACGCCTTCCAGGAGAACGGCACGCCCTGCCCCGAAGGCTACTGCTACCAGGGGGCCTGCCCCACGCTGGCCCGGAAGTGCCAGGACCTGTGGGGGCCAG GCTCTCGGGCTGCCGTGGAAAGATGCTACGCCTACCGCCTCTCACTGAACTGCAAGGGTGGGGTCCCCCTTGACTCCAGCAG aTTTGCTGGAAAGGACTCTGCCAGCACCTGCAAGTTTACAGATCCCGAAACTGCTCCGCCCGGTGCAACAACCATGGG GTGTGCAACCACAAGGAGGAGTGCCAGTGCCACCCGGGCTGGGCACCGCCCCACTGCACAGAGCCGCTGCCCTTCGTGCCCACAG GACTGCAGCGCCCAAGACCGCCATAGGGCTCTCCAACCCCCTGTTCCACGAGGCTCACGGAGTGCCAGCCAAGCAGCCTGCCAGGCCCACAGCCCCCAGGGCTGCCCCCAAGCAGCCACCCCCTGCT CCTCCAGCCGCCATGTCCAGTCCACCCTTCACAGTTCCTGTGTATACCCGGCCGCCCCGAGACCAG ACCTGCTCCACCTGCCAAGCCCCTCCCTGAACTGA